A genomic segment from Thermoproteota archaeon encodes:
- a CDS encoding glycerophosphodiester phosphodiesterase encodes MRPLIVGHRANTLTKLRLYLQLGVDAVEVDITGSEVRHITSIKPATLREALLRRIFFPEPKGESLDRIVREIVERDVALVVDLKTPEVDPKIFSSLPGDGRVAISSKYHNTLRKLRPELKGNYLMLASIQDRPARPAQVMADAMADGLSVELSYVDEDLLSEMREVGGLTYVWTVNDAEQALALARMGVGAITTDRPDLVIPALENGYVRNDTGRRLYRRLTEE; translated from the coding sequence ATGCGTCCGCTCATAGTCGGGCATAGGGCGAACACCCTCACTAAGCTCAGGCTCTACCTCCAGCTGGGAGTCGATGCGGTGGAGGTGGACATAACGGGGAGCGAGGTCAGACACATAACTAGCATAAAGCCAGCTACTTTAAGGGAGGCCCTGCTGAGGAGAATCTTCTTCCCAGAACCCAAGGGCGAATCGCTGGACAGGATCGTGAGAGAGATCGTGGAGAGGGATGTCGCCTTAGTCGTAGACCTCAAGACCCCCGAGGTGGATCCCAAGATCTTCAGCTCACTGCCTGGGGACGGGAGAGTCGCGATCAGCTCCAAGTACCACAACACCCTCAGGAAGCTCAGACCGGAGCTAAAAGGCAACTACTTGATGCTGGCGTCCATACAGGACAGGCCAGCCAGGCCCGCCCAAGTCATGGCTGATGCGATGGCTGACGGACTGTCAGTCGAGCTCTCCTATGTGGACGAGGATCTTCTGAGCGAGATGAGAGAGGTGGGTGGCCTCACGTACGTGTGGACGGTGAACGATGCGGAGCAGGCCCTCGCCCTAGCTAGGATGGGCGTGGGCGCCATCACCACGGACCGACCCGATCTCGTGATACCAGCTCTGGAAAACGGATACGTGCGAAATGATACCGGTAGAAGGCTCTACAGGAGGCTCACTGAGGAGTGA
- a CDS encoding ornithine cyclodeaminase family protein: protein MELLYLSYQDISSLDIPLFDIIRVMEDAFRQKGEGLAEMPPKPGIHPRPDSFIHAMPAYLKGSDAAGLKWVSGYPDNPKRGLPYITGLFILNDPDTGVPVAVMDAMWITAYRTAAATAVAAKYLAREDSEVLAVLGCGTQGKTNTLMLREVLPIKTVWAYDIDPKALDRYEEFVKERIDVEIIRASSHKEAVEHADIIVTAGPILKNPNPVIEADWVREGATAVPLDFDSYWKSSAIASVDKFYTDDVDQLKYYIEEGWIRPIERIDGDLGEVVSGKKPGREGNHERIMSMNLGLAIEDVATGKLIYDLAMEKGIGRKLPL from the coding sequence ATGGAGCTGCTGTACCTCTCCTACCAAGATATATCCTCCTTGGATATCCCTCTATTCGATATAATAAGGGTCATGGAGGATGCGTTCCGTCAGAAGGGAGAGGGTCTGGCCGAGATGCCTCCCAAGCCTGGGATCCATCCTCGACCGGACTCGTTTATTCATGCGATGCCGGCTTACCTCAAGGGAAGTGATGCTGCTGGCCTGAAGTGGGTATCGGGCTATCCGGATAATCCCAAGAGGGGCCTCCCCTACATAACCGGCCTGTTCATCCTCAATGACCCTGATACTGGAGTGCCGGTAGCCGTGATGGATGCCATGTGGATAACCGCCTATAGAACGGCTGCAGCTACGGCCGTTGCAGCCAAGTACCTAGCAAGGGAGGATAGTGAGGTCCTAGCGGTGCTGGGATGCGGGACCCAAGGTAAGACCAACACACTGATGCTCCGGGAGGTGCTCCCCATAAAGACCGTATGGGCATACGACATCGATCCGAAGGCCCTCGACAGGTACGAGGAGTTCGTTAAGGAGAGGATCGATGTGGAGATCATCCGGGCCTCCTCACACAAGGAAGCGGTGGAGCACGCAGACATTATAGTTACAGCTGGCCCGATCCTCAAGAACCCGAACCCAGTCATAGAGGCGGACTGGGTGAGGGAGGGCGCCACCGCCGTACCGCTGGACTTCGATTCCTACTGGAAGTCATCGGCCATAGCCTCGGTGGACAAGTTCTACACGGATGATGTGGATCAGCTTAAGTACTACATAGAGGAGGGGTGGATCCGTCCGATAGAGAGAATAGACGGAGATTTGGGTGAGGTCGTCTCCGGGAAGAAGCCCGGAAGGGAAGGGAATCACGAGAGGATAATGTCAATGAATCTGGGGCTAGCGATAGAGGATGTCGCGACGGGGAAGCTCATCTACGATCTGGCCATGGAGAAGGGAATAGGGAGGAAGCTTCCCCTTTGA